The Providencia rettgeri genome includes a window with the following:
- the ompC gene encoding Porin ompk36, which translates to MMKRNILAMVIPALLAAGAANAAEVYNKDGNKLDVYGKVDVRHYLADGSSKDAPSQDGDDSRVRLGVKGDTQITDQLTGFGRFEWETKTNKAENEGENKNRLAYAGLRFADFGSIDYGRNYGVVYDTNAWTDVFPLWGADTMAQADNFMTSRNRNLLTYRNNNAFGYVDGLSFALQYQGKNGDSNLSSAGIKKDNGDGFGFSTAYDLGWGVTLGGGYSNSSRTPEQQKMADTGGKKAEAWNVGGKFDANNVYLAAMYGQTKNMTRYGAGGDFESGVANKTENVELVAQYLFDFGLKPSLGYNQSKGKDLGAYGNKDLVKYISVGSYYYFNKNMSAVVDYKINLLDKNEFTKAYGISTDNVVGLGLVYQF; encoded by the coding sequence ATGATGAAACGCAATATTCTTGCAATGGTTATCCCAGCTCTGTTAGCTGCTGGTGCAGCAAACGCAGCTGAAGTATACAACAAAGACGGCAACAAATTAGACGTTTATGGTAAAGTTGACGTTCGTCACTACCTCGCTGACGGTAGCAGCAAAGATGCTCCAAGCCAAGACGGTGATGATTCACGCGTTCGTTTAGGTGTTAAAGGTGATACTCAAATCACTGACCAACTGACTGGTTTTGGTCGTTTCGAGTGGGAAACTAAAACTAACAAAGCTGAAAACGAAGGCGAAAACAAAAACCGTTTAGCATATGCTGGTTTACGTTTTGCTGATTTCGGTTCAATCGACTACGGCCGTAACTACGGTGTGGTTTATGACACGAACGCATGGACCGACGTATTCCCATTATGGGGTGCGGACACTATGGCTCAAGCAGACAACTTCATGACTAGCCGTAACCGTAACCTGTTAACTTACCGTAACAACAACGCGTTCGGTTATGTTGATGGCCTGAGCTTTGCTCTGCAATATCAAGGTAAAAACGGCGACAGCAACCTGTCTTCTGCTGGTATTAAGAAAGACAACGGTGACGGTTTCGGTTTCTCAACTGCTTATGACTTAGGTTGGGGCGTAACTCTGGGTGGTGGTTACTCTAACTCTTCCCGTACTCCAGAACAGCAAAAAATGGCTGACACTGGTGGTAAAAAAGCTGAAGCTTGGAACGTGGGTGGTAAATTCGACGCTAACAATGTTTACTTAGCGGCTATGTACGGTCAAACTAAAAACATGACTCGTTACGGTGCAGGCGGTGACTTTGAGTCAGGTGTTGCTAACAAAACTGAAAACGTAGAGTTAGTTGCACAGTACCTGTTCGATTTCGGTCTGAAACCATCTTTAGGTTATAACCAATCTAAAGGTAAAGACTTAGGCGCATACGGTAACAAAGATTTAGTTAAATATATCTCTGTAGGTTCTTACTACTACTTCAACAAAAACATGTCTGCAGTTGTTGATTATAAAATCAACCTGTTAGATAAAAATGAATTCACCAAAGCGTACGGTATCAGCACTGATAACGTTGTTGGTTTAGGTTTAGTTTACCAATTCTAA
- the aspC gene encoding Aspartate aminotransferase — MFEKITSAPADPILGLADSFRADPRDNKINLGIGVYKDESGKTPVLDTVKKAEKYLLDNENTKNYLAISGMPEFGRVTQELLFGAQHEIVTSKRARTAQAPGGTGALRIAADFIAKQTNAKRVWISNPTWPNHKNIFEAAGLEVLTYNYYDAAKHGMDFDGMLNSLSSAAAGDVIVLHGCCHNPTGIDPTAEQWTKLAALCAEKGLLPVFDFAYQGFAKGLDEDAEGLRIFTKNNPEMIVASSFSKNFGLYNERVGACTIIAKDSDNAERAFSQAKAVIRANYSNPPAHGAAVVTTILSDDVLKAEWIQELTAMRERIKRMRQLLVKTLEEKGAKQDFSFIINQNGMFSFSGLTKEQVERLRSEFGIYAVSSGRINVAGLTLENMVPLCDAIVKVL; from the coding sequence ATGTTTGAAAAAATTACTTCTGCCCCTGCTGACCCAATCTTAGGTCTTGCTGATAGTTTCCGTGCTGATCCCCGCGATAATAAAATTAACTTAGGTATTGGCGTCTATAAAGACGAATCAGGGAAAACCCCTGTGCTTGATACCGTTAAAAAAGCAGAAAAATACCTGCTGGATAACGAAAACACCAAAAACTATCTTGCGATTAGCGGAATGCCAGAATTTGGCCGTGTAACACAAGAACTGTTATTCGGTGCACAACATGAAATTGTCACCTCAAAACGTGCACGTACAGCGCAAGCACCTGGCGGTACAGGCGCACTGCGTATCGCCGCTGACTTTATTGCCAAACAAACCAATGCAAAACGTGTTTGGATCAGCAACCCAACTTGGCCTAATCACAAAAACATCTTTGAAGCTGCTGGCTTAGAAGTACTGACTTACAATTACTATGATGCCGCAAAGCATGGTATGGATTTCGATGGCATGCTAAATAGCCTATCATCCGCTGCTGCAGGTGATGTGATTGTACTGCATGGTTGCTGCCATAACCCAACGGGTATTGACCCAACCGCTGAGCAATGGACAAAACTCGCCGCATTATGTGCGGAAAAAGGCTTATTACCTGTTTTTGACTTTGCTTACCAAGGTTTTGCAAAAGGCTTAGATGAAGATGCCGAAGGCCTGCGTATTTTCACCAAAAACAACCCTGAAATGATTGTTGCGAGCTCATTCTCTAAAAACTTCGGTTTATACAATGAGCGTGTCGGCGCTTGTACCATCATTGCTAAAGACAGTGACAACGCAGAGCGCGCATTCAGCCAAGCGAAAGCGGTTATTCGCGCAAACTACTCAAACCCACCAGCACACGGCGCCGCAGTGGTAACAACCATCCTTTCTGATGACGTGTTAAAAGCTGAGTGGATCCAAGAGTTAACCGCAATGCGTGAACGTATTAAACGCATGCGCCAACTGTTAGTGAAAACATTGGAAGAAAAAGGCGCTAAACAAGACTTTAGCTTCATTATCAACCAAAATGGGATGTTCTCCTTCAGTGGCCTAACAAAAGAGCAGGTAGAGCGTCTACGTAGCGAATTTGGTATCTATGCAGTAAGCTCTGGCCGTATTAACGTGGCAGGATTAACACTGGAAAACATGGTTCCATTGTGTGACGCTATCGTGAAAGTGCTGTAA
- the hlyA_2 gene encoding Hemolysin, chromosomal gives MGVIRSGSQSRGMDQTLGGTYAIEFYLADGHLARDFIERKSQIEQAIVKNTSTSAERSLLKKMEQYSQYINIEVHKNGISIADQPIGNLFSAVTDTNNVIIFLKGKSVTYTVTHVQRNGGYEISLFDPQGIQLSVKNRSSQQAQQQFQRQIKHYFSENLQLSDGEFRADFQFIDLDSTGFKTVLSSMRNQRQTIIDQAEFTLPKNRWVTLNGEKIAFAKLQQLGATIKGKPISLGDLKSIDLHNKIRFSPDKLAMYFTLMEGGKEDLAFIKVFHEQLKSADIHQLVERQVNFAESGVLKRQFKYLANNVDAQQETIALSTLAKVRQAGHKLPQLQRIANRAGQLMGATGAIQSLISAYAILDKLDNPDLSDEEIKELEKQFYLLAASALFNYGDMIVQPMLLNIASGKGATSLVRARIATGTVVIFNLVGMGIDIYQAYDSLSKLDSVTDPKQRQDLIVNASFSIASAVINGVTVIGILVGSSTIPVAGLVIGGILLVGGWIYSGVRAVENIKQVIDIDWDRELEEGIRGALGLDPTLRSQQEMNIQHYINAFKEQDWHMDLALFENNILQAGFAHHLSIIEKPTYENEPKYYLVDNYGNYFYGKLGNLYMGAGDTSVRFVRKGAPTFTADEIDFILKNKIVGTTAWFKNLKVLYEKMGWSIRYNFRLQSKEKAVFDLKNTGSIATHERYSLNSAYKSPLFEAFKARHQILDNELSLPLQYQLINSNPEQISFYSKKTEFGVLGQHMLRENERAFSEHIVNNSQRTALYIENTNSEGTSWNTANGNDVVIGKKAQKNAFQVLSGEKYFAGGDESDLFFIRDSCLASLTSREDNKPTKYLDGQGGQDIVIIDNLPDGYRVSVDLNENRLHYQREGDHPFIPVAHLQNMESVMVRGNSNDHLQGNDTANILDGGLGKDILEGKGGDDKLILTQGIAAGGDGNDNYHIRRYEWLEHVDDLYLTEHYFDRKEKAVKTRKYLNPSYTEGSHQFQAKVVIKEFNYLQSRVTLEYFLDEIKHVQIDGNNLVLTLKQPKSSIDGHFFQHVESEVTIVLENVQDAALKAPHHGYQLQTLDGWVMTTVIDEKHPNQYFSLTYVQESDQLPSTNGKSVKIDESAGIITINQSRDYKKPTWGRFIPTGYAEQLTYRGNNENNVLPLIKSGSHIEVSHGIDTYQIVQGKEEYGEVEFDFSKVNDSFTDKDSLCLLLPTENGYLLYMDDGQLYSVDKFGQKKLAIKFSNVGNKISNVVLIQDKHSNLFKVNLQANRLSPVNPVKESSTSDDEIILPIGYLSEKHVIHGQSGDDTIINKGSESYVLLGGDGNDNIKVIGGNNLLYGGTGDNSISGGSGDDLLLSSQGNDTLMGGEGDDHYIIDGNQPGKVYIKDQIGNNHIHLINFKHQPTEKSNTDYQFYKSSADKLVQIKVSNDDGKGNFNIHHYKRLDERFNSSTDDGMTLLVNYLSEKLYKAKQSGEFSI, from the coding sequence ATGGGGGTTATTCGTTCTGGCTCTCAAAGCCGAGGTATGGATCAAACGTTGGGGGGGACATACGCGATTGAATTTTATTTAGCAGACGGTCATTTAGCACGAGACTTTATTGAACGTAAATCGCAAATAGAGCAAGCTATAGTGAAAAATACATCGACATCAGCAGAAAGATCACTGTTGAAAAAGATGGAACAGTATAGCCAATATATTAATATTGAAGTTCACAAAAATGGAATATCAATAGCGGATCAACCGATAGGAAATCTGTTTTCAGCAGTTACAGATACGAATAACGTAATAATATTCTTAAAGGGGAAATCGGTAACTTACACCGTCACTCATGTGCAACGTAATGGAGGTTATGAAATCAGCTTATTTGATCCTCAAGGGATTCAGTTAAGTGTAAAAAACAGATCTTCTCAGCAAGCTCAACAGCAATTCCAACGGCAAATTAAGCATTATTTTAGTGAAAACCTCCAACTTTCTGATGGCGAATTTAGAGCAGACTTCCAGTTCATTGACTTGGATTCGACAGGTTTTAAAACCGTATTGTCTTCTATGCGTAACCAACGACAAACAATTATTGACCAAGCTGAATTTACACTACCAAAAAACCGCTGGGTCACGCTCAATGGTGAAAAAATTGCTTTTGCCAAATTACAACAATTAGGTGCAACTATTAAAGGAAAACCGATTTCTCTAGGCGACCTAAAATCCATTGATTTACATAATAAAATCCGTTTTTCTCCTGATAAACTAGCGATGTATTTCACACTGATGGAAGGTGGAAAAGAAGATCTCGCTTTCATTAAAGTGTTCCATGAGCAATTAAAATCAGCAGATATCCATCAGCTAGTCGAGCGCCAAGTTAATTTTGCTGAATCGGGGGTATTGAAAAGACAGTTTAAATATTTAGCGAATAATGTTGATGCTCAACAGGAGACTATAGCGCTTTCCACTTTAGCTAAGGTTCGTCAAGCAGGTCATAAGCTTCCTCAACTTCAGCGCATAGCAAATCGTGCTGGTCAACTAATGGGTGCAACCGGTGCTATCCAAAGCCTGATCAGCGCGTATGCAATTTTGGACAAATTAGATAACCCAGATCTTAGTGACGAAGAAATTAAAGAGCTAGAAAAACAGTTTTATTTACTTGCTGCGTCTGCTCTATTTAATTATGGCGATATGATAGTGCAACCAATGCTATTAAATATCGCATCAGGTAAGGGTGCGACTTCGTTAGTCCGCGCGAGGATCGCCACGGGGACGGTGGTGATTTTCAATTTGGTGGGGATGGGAATTGATATCTATCAAGCTTACGATAGCTTATCTAAACTGGACAGTGTAACAGACCCTAAACAGCGCCAAGACCTTATTGTGAATGCTTCTTTCTCTATTGCGAGTGCGGTGATCAATGGGGTCACCGTTATTGGTATCTTAGTGGGGTCTTCTACAATTCCAGTCGCTGGGCTAGTTATTGGTGGGATCTTACTGGTAGGAGGCTGGATTTATAGCGGCGTTCGTGCGGTTGAAAACATCAAACAAGTTATTGATATTGATTGGGATCGTGAATTAGAAGAAGGGATCCGCGGTGCTTTAGGTTTAGACCCAACCTTACGTAGCCAGCAAGAGATGAATATACAGCATTATATTAATGCGTTCAAAGAGCAAGATTGGCATATGGATCTAGCTTTATTTGAAAATAATATTCTACAGGCAGGATTTGCTCATCACCTCAGTATTATTGAAAAGCCGACTTATGAAAATGAGCCGAAATATTATTTAGTTGATAATTATGGTAATTATTTCTACGGTAAGCTGGGCAATCTCTATATGGGGGCGGGGGATACTTCTGTGCGGTTTGTACGTAAAGGGGCTCCCACATTTACGGCTGATGAGATTGATTTTATTTTAAAAAATAAAATTGTCGGAACCACCGCGTGGTTTAAAAATTTAAAGGTTTTATATGAAAAAATGGGCTGGTCTATTCGCTATAATTTTCGCCTTCAATCAAAAGAGAAAGCGGTATTTGACCTTAAAAATACCGGAAGTATCGCCACTCACGAGCGTTACTCTTTAAATTCTGCTTATAAGAGCCCGTTATTTGAGGCATTTAAAGCACGACATCAAATTTTAGATAATGAATTATCATTACCCCTGCAATATCAGTTAATAAATTCTAACCCGGAACAAATTAGTTTTTATTCGAAAAAAACGGAGTTTGGCGTCTTAGGGCAACATATGCTCAGAGAAAACGAACGTGCTTTTAGTGAGCATATAGTGAATAACAGCCAGCGGACAGCGTTATATATTGAAAATACTAATAGCGAAGGAACCAGCTGGAATACAGCGAATGGTAATGATGTTGTCATTGGTAAAAAAGCACAGAAAAATGCCTTTCAGGTGTTATCAGGTGAGAAATACTTTGCGGGAGGAGATGAGAGCGATCTATTTTTTATCCGAGATAGCTGTTTAGCCTCGTTAACATCGCGAGAAGATAACAAGCCGACTAAGTACCTTGACGGCCAAGGAGGGCAGGATATCGTCATTATTGATAACCTACCCGATGGCTACCGAGTGTCTGTAGACTTAAACGAAAATAGGCTGCATTACCAAAGAGAAGGGGATCATCCTTTTATTCCCGTTGCGCATTTGCAAAATATGGAAAGTGTGATGGTCAGGGGGAATAGCAATGATCATTTACAGGGGAATGACACTGCAAACATACTGGATGGTGGACTAGGTAAGGATATCTTAGAGGGTAAAGGAGGGGATGATAAACTCATTTTAACGCAAGGAATTGCAGCTGGTGGTGATGGAAATGACAACTATCATATTCGCCGTTATGAGTGGCTTGAACATGTTGATGACTTATACCTTACAGAGCATTATTTTGATAGAAAAGAGAAAGCGGTTAAAACGCGAAAGTATCTTAACCCTAGCTATACAGAAGGTAGCCATCAGTTTCAGGCAAAGGTGGTTATTAAAGAATTTAATTATTTACAAAGCAGAGTCACTTTAGAATATTTTCTAGATGAAATAAAGCATGTTCAAATAGACGGCAACAACTTGGTTTTAACACTCAAACAGCCAAAAAGTAGTATAGATGGACATTTTTTTCAACATGTGGAAAGTGAAGTCACCATTGTCCTCGAAAATGTGCAAGACGCGGCTTTGAAGGCACCACATCATGGATATCAGCTACAAACTCTTGATGGTTGGGTGATGACAACAGTGATAGATGAAAAACATCCTAACCAGTATTTCAGCTTAACTTATGTACAAGAAAGCGATCAACTCCCCTCTACAAACGGAAAATCCGTCAAAATAGATGAATCTGCGGGGATCATAACGATAAACCAATCTCGTGATTATAAAAAGCCTACATGGGGACGGTTTATTCCAACAGGCTATGCTGAGCAGTTAACCTACCGTGGAAATAATGAAAATAATGTATTACCCCTGATAAAATCAGGTAGCCATATTGAAGTTAGCCATGGAATAGATACCTATCAAATTGTGCAAGGCAAAGAGGAGTATGGTGAGGTTGAGTTTGATTTCTCTAAAGTAAATGACAGTTTTACAGATAAAGACAGCCTGTGCCTATTGTTACCTACAGAGAATGGTTATTTACTGTATATGGATGATGGGCAGCTATACAGCGTAGATAAATTTGGGCAAAAAAAATTGGCTATTAAATTTAGCAACGTAGGTAATAAGATCTCTAATGTTGTTTTAATCCAAGATAAGCATAGCAACTTATTTAAAGTCAATTTACAGGCAAACCGCTTATCACCAGTAAACCCAGTTAAAGAAAGCAGCACGAGCGACGATGAAATTATATTGCCGATAGGGTATCTATCTGAAAAGCATGTCATTCATGGGCAAAGTGGTGATGACACTATTATCAATAAAGGCTCAGAAAGCTATGTTCTGCTGGGGGGGGATGGCAATGATAATATTAAAGTCATCGGTGGAAATAATCTCTTATATGGTGGTACGGGAGATAACTCTATTAGTGGTGGGTCTGGGGATGATTTGCTGCTATCAAGTCAGGGAAACGATACGCTAATGGGAGGCGAAGGAGATGACCACTATATCATCGATGGTAACCAGCCGGGTAAGGTATATATTAAAGACCAGATTGGGAATAACCATATTCATTTAATCAATTTTAAACATCAGCCAACTGAAAAGAGTAATACAGACTACCAGTTTTATAAATCATCAGCTGACAAGCTTGTCCAAATTAAGGTTTCTAATGATGATGGTAAGGGAAACTTCAATATTCACCACTATAAACGGTTGGACGAAAGATTTAACTCCTCCACGGATGACGGGATGACTCTACTCGTTAATTATCTCTCTGAAAAACTCTATAAAGCCAAACAATCAGGGGAATTTTCCATTTGA
- the cya gene encoding Calmodulin-sensitive adenylate cyclase precursor, with translation MKENDQTINFMQYNLYNYINAPKNKTFFINMMTEYGINHSQSPGYCYGLTNEFLIYEINNKGADYIQQLNYLYDIINFDSEGLSAIDKVKYDALKMHAQVLLNDYIYGFIKIQEIHNNSLRNETYFDSLAYDEINNRVFRDYLNDIIDKNFNKAVNENKKDKVYYQYLYESQKIKLKEYINALYVGEDFFNTKEGEIISSDPIFLKLKDRFIRGGEVLGNKYSVSDANFFIDSISESVNRDNYLKLELINKKRGVQGNNIHQNYSFNTLKGTTVKRFKDVVIGHTAKNKTPLYYQLILGNHAVVVSAKYNNKNKSWEYKFFDPNYGVAMINKQVDFFSYLDSHIKKIAKESKIPIFENDYNIAVSEFVKNGNSGIDFKKINNTSLKITENVLLAERGITYQKKGSKCKIIYKEFNPENCLLKIKVVTGSTEFIAYTDILDGQDLYTRIINNPETIAKIKKDVFISQDGYKIYSINKNFDIKTFENINKSHNNQNIARDYIRTNLHLKPLSSNEPKAITGIPENHQRAITQVANDYNVIIGMRPIDYKSTSLIASGLYGSKGLTIKGKSSDWGPHSGFIPILQQFAKKSGRDEQEKYNGYITQSIEQGHAKPVILEVTHERMNELLKYGAVTSLEDIGRGDHIRRTTAKVDNVPHSFILNNITRGETKLWQVFYQSGHKTAPFLVVGDPKTGKAMTADYDLFSVIYPVSELEHYVKVSEMPSWQEWKASVNYDELTNEQKKLYHNEAEYNKREGKDNGITNAKIKEINQELNKKLERPIGLELVHHGADDANPGSVMKDNFPITFFLPDKLKGKNKLSGTRQSIDTYFQMNSSGAVIINDVESLSNFQQLLINEGYRAPLNANWREGEYAEYFNPKRKISDSYINASREIQRKKSIPIAVRNFIESKETQSGYIDNIENNFGKPFAKLEWQPHHQLTVLLEKISLKEISIQDINKTDHAYLLTYFSDGNGNIDIKKLKIAVSDPLVNRKLNEYLSQNAETNILSLELLLEPSISSSYQQQASDIQTLLIAIKMIYQY, from the coding sequence ATGAAAGAAAATGACCAAACTATTAATTTCATGCAATATAATTTATATAATTATATTAATGCTCCTAAAAACAAAACATTTTTTATCAATATGATGACTGAGTATGGTATCAATCATAGTCAATCACCAGGTTATTGTTATGGGTTGACAAATGAGTTTTTAATCTATGAAATAAACAATAAAGGTGCTGATTACATTCAGCAATTGAATTATTTATATGATATTATTAATTTTGATAGCGAGGGTTTATCTGCAATAGATAAAGTAAAGTATGATGCTTTGAAAATGCACGCCCAAGTTTTATTGAATGACTATATTTATGGTTTTATTAAAATTCAGGAAATTCATAATAACTCATTAAGGAATGAAACTTATTTTGATAGCCTAGCCTATGATGAAATTAATAATAGAGTTTTTCGTGATTATCTTAATGATATAATTGATAAAAATTTTAATAAAGCAGTAAATGAAAATAAAAAAGATAAAGTGTATTATCAGTATCTTTATGAATCTCAAAAAATAAAACTTAAAGAATATATCAATGCACTATATGTAGGAGAAGATTTCTTTAATACAAAGGAAGGAGAGATTATTAGTTCTGACCCTATATTTTTAAAATTAAAAGATAGATTTATTCGGGGTGGGGAGGTATTAGGAAATAAATACTCCGTCTCTGATGCAAATTTTTTTATTGATTCGATATCTGAAAGTGTTAATAGAGATAATTATTTAAAGTTAGAATTAATAAATAAAAAACGAGGTGTTCAAGGAAATAATATACATCAGAATTATTCATTCAATACATTAAAGGGAACGACAGTCAAGAGGTTTAAGGACGTCGTTATTGGCCATACAGCTAAAAATAAAACACCACTCTATTATCAATTGATTTTAGGTAACCACGCAGTTGTTGTTAGCGCAAAGTATAACAATAAAAATAAATCATGGGAATATAAATTCTTTGACCCTAATTATGGTGTTGCGATGATTAACAAACAGGTCGATTTTTTTTCTTATTTAGATAGTCATATTAAGAAAATTGCTAAAGAAAGCAAAATACCTATTTTTGAGAATGATTATAATATAGCTGTTAGTGAGTTTGTAAAAAATGGAAATAGTGGGATTGATTTTAAAAAAATAAATAATACCAGTTTAAAAATAACTGAAAATGTACTTTTAGCTGAGAGGGGAATCACTTATCAGAAGAAGGGGAGTAAGTGTAAAATAATATATAAAGAATTTAATCCGGAAAATTGTTTATTAAAAATTAAGGTTGTCACAGGGAGCACAGAGTTTATAGCATATACGGATATTTTAGATGGACAAGACCTTTATACACGGATAATTAATAATCCTGAAACTATAGCAAAAATTAAAAAAGATGTTTTTATCTCTCAAGATGGATATAAAATATATTCGATAAATAAAAATTTCGACATCAAGACCTTTGAAAATATCAATAAAAGCCATAATAACCAAAACATTGCAAGGGATTATATTCGTACCAACTTGCATTTAAAACCGTTATCCAGTAATGAACCTAAGGCTATTACAGGGATCCCAGAAAATCATCAACGAGCCATTACGCAAGTTGCTAATGACTATAATGTTATTATAGGTATGCGACCTATTGATTATAAATCGACAAGTTTAATCGCTTCTGGCTTATATGGCAGTAAAGGGCTCACGATTAAAGGTAAAAGTTCAGATTGGGGGCCTCATAGTGGCTTTATTCCTATTTTGCAGCAGTTTGCTAAAAAATCAGGCCGGGATGAGCAAGAAAAATATAATGGTTATATAACGCAGTCTATTGAGCAAGGGCATGCAAAGCCGGTAATACTTGAAGTAACTCATGAGCGTATGAATGAGCTACTTAAATATGGGGCTGTGACTTCATTGGAGGATATAGGCAGGGGGGACCATATAAGAAGAACAACTGCCAAAGTGGATAATGTACCACATAGTTTTATTCTGAATAATATAACACGAGGAGAAACTAAGTTATGGCAAGTCTTTTATCAGTCTGGTCATAAAACAGCTCCTTTCCTGGTAGTCGGTGACCCTAAAACGGGGAAAGCTATGACAGCAGATTATGATCTCTTTAGTGTTATCTATCCAGTTTCTGAGCTAGAGCATTACGTTAAAGTGTCAGAAATGCCTTCATGGCAAGAGTGGAAAGCGAGTGTTAACTATGATGAACTCACAAATGAACAGAAAAAGCTTTATCACAATGAAGCTGAATATAATAAAAGAGAGGGGAAAGATAATGGTATTACGAATGCAAAAATCAAGGAGATTAATCAAGAGTTAAATAAAAAATTAGAGCGCCCCATTGGATTAGAGTTAGTACATCATGGGGCTGATGATGCCAATCCTGGAAGTGTGATGAAAGATAACTTTCCGATTACTTTTTTCTTACCGGATAAATTAAAAGGAAAAAATAAATTATCAGGAACACGTCAGTCGATAGATACATATTTCCAAATGAATTCATCGGGTGCGGTTATTATTAATGATGTTGAAAGCCTTTCAAATTTTCAACAGTTATTAATCAATGAGGGATATCGTGCTCCTCTCAATGCTAACTGGCGTGAAGGGGAATATGCTGAATACTTTAATCCAAAAAGAAAAATATCGGATAGCTATATTAATGCAAGTAGAGAGATACAGCGTAAGAAAAGTATTCCTATCGCTGTGCGAAATTTTATTGAAAGTAAAGAAACTCAAAGTGGATACATTGATAATATTGAAAATAATTTCGGTAAACCGTTTGCCAAATTAGAGTGGCAGCCACACCACCAGCTAACTGTATTACTAGAAAAAATATCGTTAAAAGAAATTTCTATTCAAGATATCAATAAGACAGATCACGCTTATTTATTGACGTATTTTTCAGATGGAAATGGAAATATAGATATTAAAAAATTAAAAATTGCAGTATCAGACCCGTTAGTTAACCGAAAACTAAATGAATATCTAAGTCAAAACGCTGAAACGAATATATTATCACTAGAGTTGCTCTTAGAACCCTCAATATCAAGTAGTTATCAACAACAAGCGAGTGATATTCAGACATTATTGATCGCGATAAAAATGATTTATCAATATTAA
- a CDS encoding hydroxyacylglutathione hydrolase, with product MKYTIIPVTPFMQNCQVIWDENTLDAVVVDPGGEAEKLISTIENLGLKLTKILLTHGHSDHIGASAILSKHFSVPIYGPQKEDAFWIENLAEQNAMFYIGECPDFTPDYWLEEGDKVTCGNITFDVLHCPGHTPGHIIFVNHADKLISMGDVLFKGGVGRSDFPRGNYQDLISSIKNKVLPLGDDFQFIPGHGPMSNLGFERKTNPFLQDEQPVW from the coding sequence ATGAAATATACTATTATCCCAGTAACACCGTTTATGCAAAACTGCCAAGTTATTTGGGATGAAAATACGTTAGATGCAGTTGTTGTTGATCCCGGCGGAGAAGCGGAAAAACTAATTTCTACTATTGAAAACCTTGGGTTGAAGTTAACTAAAATCCTGTTAACTCATGGCCATTCTGATCATATCGGTGCATCAGCTATCCTCTCTAAGCACTTTTCAGTGCCTATTTATGGCCCACAAAAAGAAGACGCTTTTTGGATTGAAAACCTTGCAGAGCAAAATGCGATGTTTTACATTGGCGAATGCCCTGATTTTACGCCAGATTACTGGTTAGAAGAAGGGGATAAAGTAACTTGTGGCAATATCACATTTGACGTGTTGCATTGCCCCGGTCATACACCTGGCCATATTATTTTTGTGAATCATGCTGATAAATTAATTTCAATGGGTGATGTATTGTTTAAAGGGGGAGTCGGGCGAAGTGATTTTCCTCGCGGTAACTACCAAGACTTAATCTCCTCTATTAAAAATAAAGTATTACCTCTTGGTGATGATTTTCAATTTATACCAGGTCACGGGCCGATGTCTAATCTCGGTTTTGAACGAAAAACAAACCCTTTCTTGCAAGATGAACAACCAGTTTGGTAA
- a CDS encoding Bacterial protein of uncharacterised function (DUF882): MDIIDQSRRKWLGIGAATIGLSLLPSHVFAAMTTPRPRILRFQNINTGESLKTEFFDGRRYNKSELARLNHFFRDYRCDKVKTIDPKLFDQIYLLQMMMGTNKPVQLISGYRSLETNNKLRSKSSGVAKKSYHTRGQAMDFHIEGLQLSNIRKAALKMKAGGVGYYPRSNFIHIDTGPARTW; the protein is encoded by the coding sequence ATGGATATAATTGATCAATCCCGCAGAAAATGGTTAGGTATTGGGGCCGCAACGATTGGCCTTAGTTTATTACCAAGCCATGTATTTGCTGCAATGACGACCCCTCGACCACGTATTTTACGTTTTCAAAATATTAATACAGGCGAATCGTTAAAAACTGAATTTTTTGATGGGCGCCGCTACAATAAGTCTGAACTAGCACGTTTAAATCATTTTTTCCGTGACTACCGTTGTGACAAAGTGAAAACCATCGACCCCAAACTGTTTGATCAAATCTATTTATTACAAATGATGATGGGAACAAATAAACCTGTGCAGCTTATTTCTGGTTATCGTTCTCTAGAGACTAATAATAAATTACGCAGTAAAAGCTCTGGTGTGGCGAAAAAAAGCTACCACACACGCGGGCAGGCAATGGATTTCCATATTGAAGGTTTACAGTTGAGCAATATCCGTAAAGCCGCATTGAAAATGAAAGCGGGTGGCGTTGGTTATTATCCTCGAAGCAATTTTATACATATCGATACAGGACCAGCAAGAACGTGGTAA